Proteins from a single region of Felis catus isolate Fca126 chromosome B4, F.catus_Fca126_mat1.0, whole genome shotgun sequence:
- the FBXO7 gene encoding F-box only protein 7 isoform X6 — protein MKLRVRLQKRTWPVEMPDAEPTLGQLRAHLSQALLPSWGFSSDTRFAITLNNKDALTGDEETLASYGIVSGDLICLILEDAIPAPNLPSSTDSEHSSLQNNDQPSLAASSNQSIVQDEQPSDSFQGQAAQTDVRNDENMSGPSQTFETESVQDVVAMEEGTGVCPSEPMLCSESVEGQVPHSLEVLYHSADCSSPSDALIVSIHLLMLESGYIPQGPEAKAMSMPENWRSGGVYKLQYTHPLCEGGSAALTCVPLGNLIVINATLKINSELRSVNRLQLLPESFICKTEPGENVAKVYKDLQKLSRLFKDQLVYPLLAFTRQALNLPDVFGLVVLPLELKLRIFRLLDVRSVLSLSAVCRDLFIASNDQLLWRCLYLRDFRDGTARVRDTDWKELYRKSRD, from the exons ATGAAGCTACGGGTCCGGCTGCAGAAGAGGACCTGGCCGGTGGAGATGCCAGACGCGGAGCCGACGCTGGGGCAGCTGCGCGCGCACCTCAGCCAGGCCCTGCTGCCGTCGTGGGGCTTCAG TTCTGATACCCGGTTTGCAATCACATTGAACAACAAGGATGCCCTCACTGGAGATGAAGAGACCTTGGCTTCATATGGGATTGTTTCTGGGGACTTGATATGTTTGATTCTTGAAGATGCCATTCCAGCACCTAACTTACCTTCATCCACAGATTCAGAGCATTCCTCACTCCAGAATAATGACCAACCCTCTTTGGCCGCCAGCTCCAATCAGTCCATCGTACAGGATGAACAACCAAGTGATTCATTCCAAGGACAGGCAGCCCAAACTGATGTCAGGAATGATGAAAATATG TCGGGGCCTAGCCAGACTTTTGAAACTGAGTCAGTTCAAGATGTTGTGGCTATGGAAGAGGGCACAGGTGTCTGTCCCTCAGAACCGATGCTCTGCAGTGAGTCGGTGGAGGGGCAAGTGCCACATTCATTAGAGGTCCTGTATCACTCAGCCGACTGTTCCAGTCCCAGTGATGCCCTGATAGTGTCAATACATCTGCTCATGCTGGAGTCAGGTTACATACCTCAG GGGCCTGAGGCCAAAGCCATGTCCATGCCAGAGAACTGGAGGTCGGGCGGTGTGTACAAGCTGCAGTATACACACCCTCTCTGCGAGGGCGGCTCTGCTGCTCTCACCTGTGTGCCTTTGGGAAACCTAATTGTCATAAATG CTACACTAAAGATTAACAGTGAGCTCAGAAGTGTGAACAGATTGCAGCTGCTGCCAGAGTCATTTATTTGCAAAACAGAACCAG ggGAAAATGTGGCCAAGGTCTACAAAGATCTTCAGAAGCTCTCTCGTCTCTTCAAAGACCAGCTGGTGTATCCTCTTCTGGCTTTTACCCGACAAG cGCTGAACCTACCAGATGTATTCGGGTTGGTGGTCCTGCCGTTGGAGCTGAAACTGCGGATCTTCCGACTTTTGGATGTTCGTTCTGTTCTGTCTTTGTCTGCAGTTTGTCGTGATCTCTTTATTGCTTCAAATGACCAACTGCTGTGGAGGTGTTTATATCTGCGGGATTTTCGAG atGGTACTGCGAGAGTTCGAGACACAGATTGGAAAGaa CTGTACAGGAAGAG CAGGGACTGA
- the FBXO7 gene encoding F-box only protein 7 isoform X4, producing MKLRVRLQKRTWPVEMPDAEPTLGQLRAHLSQALLPSWGFSSDTRFAITLNNKDALTGDEETLASYGIVSGDLICLILEDAIPAPNLPSSTDSEHSSLQNNDQPSLAASSNQSIVQDEQPSDSFQGQAAQTDVRNDENMSGPSQTFETESVQDVVAMEEGTGVCPSEPMLCSESVEGQVPHSLEVLYHSADCSSPSDALIVSIHLLMLESGYIPQGPEAKAMSMPENWRSGGVYKLQYTHPLCEGGSAALTCVPLGNLIVINATLKINSELRSVNRLQLLPESFICKTEPGENVAKVYKDLQKLSRLFKDQLVYPLLAFTRQALNLPDVFGLVVLPLELKLRIFRLLDVRSVLSLSAVCRDLFIASNDQLLWRCLYLRDFRDGTARVRDTDWKELYRKRLRLWSFIYCWCVTSMKSWFGSSTSPARLCDHR from the exons ATGAAGCTACGGGTCCGGCTGCAGAAGAGGACCTGGCCGGTGGAGATGCCAGACGCGGAGCCGACGCTGGGGCAGCTGCGCGCGCACCTCAGCCAGGCCCTGCTGCCGTCGTGGGGCTTCAG TTCTGATACCCGGTTTGCAATCACATTGAACAACAAGGATGCCCTCACTGGAGATGAAGAGACCTTGGCTTCATATGGGATTGTTTCTGGGGACTTGATATGTTTGATTCTTGAAGATGCCATTCCAGCACCTAACTTACCTTCATCCACAGATTCAGAGCATTCCTCACTCCAGAATAATGACCAACCCTCTTTGGCCGCCAGCTCCAATCAGTCCATCGTACAGGATGAACAACCAAGTGATTCATTCCAAGGACAGGCAGCCCAAACTGATGTCAGGAATGATGAAAATATG TCGGGGCCTAGCCAGACTTTTGAAACTGAGTCAGTTCAAGATGTTGTGGCTATGGAAGAGGGCACAGGTGTCTGTCCCTCAGAACCGATGCTCTGCAGTGAGTCGGTGGAGGGGCAAGTGCCACATTCATTAGAGGTCCTGTATCACTCAGCCGACTGTTCCAGTCCCAGTGATGCCCTGATAGTGTCAATACATCTGCTCATGCTGGAGTCAGGTTACATACCTCAG GGGCCTGAGGCCAAAGCCATGTCCATGCCAGAGAACTGGAGGTCGGGCGGTGTGTACAAGCTGCAGTATACACACCCTCTCTGCGAGGGCGGCTCTGCTGCTCTCACCTGTGTGCCTTTGGGAAACCTAATTGTCATAAATG CTACACTAAAGATTAACAGTGAGCTCAGAAGTGTGAACAGATTGCAGCTGCTGCCAGAGTCATTTATTTGCAAAACAGAACCAG ggGAAAATGTGGCCAAGGTCTACAAAGATCTTCAGAAGCTCTCTCGTCTCTTCAAAGACCAGCTGGTGTATCCTCTTCTGGCTTTTACCCGACAAG cGCTGAACCTACCAGATGTATTCGGGTTGGTGGTCCTGCCGTTGGAGCTGAAACTGCGGATCTTCCGACTTTTGGATGTTCGTTCTGTTCTGTCTTTGTCTGCAGTTTGTCGTGATCTCTTTATTGCTTCAAATGACCAACTGCTGTGGAGGTGTTTATATCTGCGGGATTTTCGAG atGGTACTGCGAGAGTTCGAGACACAGATTGGAAAGaa CTGTACAGGAAGAG GCTGAGATTGTGGAGCTTTATATATTGCTGGTGCGTCACGAGCATGAAGTCATGGTTTGGCAGCAGCACGTCCCCCGCGCGACTCTGTGACCATCGCTGA
- the FBXO7 gene encoding F-box only protein 7 isoform X5, whose product MKLRVRLQKRTWPVEMPDAEPTLGQLRAHLSQALLPSWGFSSDTRFAITLNNKDALTGDEETLASYGIVSGDLICLILEDAIPAPNLPSSTDSEHSSLQNNDQPSLAASSNQSIVQDEQPSDSFQGQAAQTDVRNDENMSGPSQTFETESVQDVVAMEEGTGVCPSEPMLCSESVEGQVPHSLEVLYHSADCSSPSDALIVSIHLLMLESGYIPQGPEAKAMSMPENWRSGGVYKLQYTHPLCEGGSAALTCVPLGNLIVINATLKINSELRSVNRLQLLPESFICKTEPGENVAKVYKDLQKLSRLFKDQLVYPLLAFTRQALNLPDVFGLVVLPLELKLRIFRLLDVRSVLSLSAVCRDLFIASNDQLLWRCLYLRDFRDGTARVRDTDWKELYRKRMKVVH is encoded by the exons ATGAAGCTACGGGTCCGGCTGCAGAAGAGGACCTGGCCGGTGGAGATGCCAGACGCGGAGCCGACGCTGGGGCAGCTGCGCGCGCACCTCAGCCAGGCCCTGCTGCCGTCGTGGGGCTTCAG TTCTGATACCCGGTTTGCAATCACATTGAACAACAAGGATGCCCTCACTGGAGATGAAGAGACCTTGGCTTCATATGGGATTGTTTCTGGGGACTTGATATGTTTGATTCTTGAAGATGCCATTCCAGCACCTAACTTACCTTCATCCACAGATTCAGAGCATTCCTCACTCCAGAATAATGACCAACCCTCTTTGGCCGCCAGCTCCAATCAGTCCATCGTACAGGATGAACAACCAAGTGATTCATTCCAAGGACAGGCAGCCCAAACTGATGTCAGGAATGATGAAAATATG TCGGGGCCTAGCCAGACTTTTGAAACTGAGTCAGTTCAAGATGTTGTGGCTATGGAAGAGGGCACAGGTGTCTGTCCCTCAGAACCGATGCTCTGCAGTGAGTCGGTGGAGGGGCAAGTGCCACATTCATTAGAGGTCCTGTATCACTCAGCCGACTGTTCCAGTCCCAGTGATGCCCTGATAGTGTCAATACATCTGCTCATGCTGGAGTCAGGTTACATACCTCAG GGGCCTGAGGCCAAAGCCATGTCCATGCCAGAGAACTGGAGGTCGGGCGGTGTGTACAAGCTGCAGTATACACACCCTCTCTGCGAGGGCGGCTCTGCTGCTCTCACCTGTGTGCCTTTGGGAAACCTAATTGTCATAAATG CTACACTAAAGATTAACAGTGAGCTCAGAAGTGTGAACAGATTGCAGCTGCTGCCAGAGTCATTTATTTGCAAAACAGAACCAG ggGAAAATGTGGCCAAGGTCTACAAAGATCTTCAGAAGCTCTCTCGTCTCTTCAAAGACCAGCTGGTGTATCCTCTTCTGGCTTTTACCCGACAAG cGCTGAACCTACCAGATGTATTCGGGTTGGTGGTCCTGCCGTTGGAGCTGAAACTGCGGATCTTCCGACTTTTGGATGTTCGTTCTGTTCTGTCTTTGTCTGCAGTTTGTCGTGATCTCTTTATTGCTTCAAATGACCAACTGCTGTGGAGGTGTTTATATCTGCGGGATTTTCGAG atGGTACTGCGAGAGTTCGAGACACAGATTGGAAAGaa CTGTACAGGAAGAG GATGAAGGTTGTTCACTGA
- the FBXO7 gene encoding F-box only protein 7 isoform X1, whose product MKLRVRLQKRTWPVEMPDAEPTLGQLRAHLSQALLPSWGFSSDTRFAITLNNKDALTGDEETLASYGIVSGDLICLILEDAIPAPNLPSSTDSEHSSLQNNDQPSLAASSNQSIVQDEQPSDSFQGQAAQTDVRNDENMSGPSQTFETESVQDVVAMEEGTGVCPSEPMLCSESVEGQVPHSLEVLYHSADCSSPSDALIVSIHLLMLESGYIPQGPEAKAMSMPENWRSGGVYKLQYTHPLCEGGSAALTCVPLGNLIVINATLKINSELRSVNRLQLLPESFICKTEPGENVAKVYKDLQKLSRLFKDQLVYPLLAFTRQALNLPDVFGLVVLPLELKLRIFRLLDVRSVLSLSAVCRDLFIASNDQLLWRCLYLRDFRDGTARVRDTDWKELYRKRYKQRKEAQRGRHVMFIPSSPHPLPFYPNPLHPRPFPPSSLLPPGIIGGEYDERLTLPYVGDPINSLIPGPGETPGQFPPLRPRFDPVGPLPGPNPILPGRGGPGDRFPLRPSRGWPTDSRLPFM is encoded by the exons ATGAAGCTACGGGTCCGGCTGCAGAAGAGGACCTGGCCGGTGGAGATGCCAGACGCGGAGCCGACGCTGGGGCAGCTGCGCGCGCACCTCAGCCAGGCCCTGCTGCCGTCGTGGGGCTTCAG TTCTGATACCCGGTTTGCAATCACATTGAACAACAAGGATGCCCTCACTGGAGATGAAGAGACCTTGGCTTCATATGGGATTGTTTCTGGGGACTTGATATGTTTGATTCTTGAAGATGCCATTCCAGCACCTAACTTACCTTCATCCACAGATTCAGAGCATTCCTCACTCCAGAATAATGACCAACCCTCTTTGGCCGCCAGCTCCAATCAGTCCATCGTACAGGATGAACAACCAAGTGATTCATTCCAAGGACAGGCAGCCCAAACTGATGTCAGGAATGATGAAAATATG TCGGGGCCTAGCCAGACTTTTGAAACTGAGTCAGTTCAAGATGTTGTGGCTATGGAAGAGGGCACAGGTGTCTGTCCCTCAGAACCGATGCTCTGCAGTGAGTCGGTGGAGGGGCAAGTGCCACATTCATTAGAGGTCCTGTATCACTCAGCCGACTGTTCCAGTCCCAGTGATGCCCTGATAGTGTCAATACATCTGCTCATGCTGGAGTCAGGTTACATACCTCAG GGGCCTGAGGCCAAAGCCATGTCCATGCCAGAGAACTGGAGGTCGGGCGGTGTGTACAAGCTGCAGTATACACACCCTCTCTGCGAGGGCGGCTCTGCTGCTCTCACCTGTGTGCCTTTGGGAAACCTAATTGTCATAAATG CTACACTAAAGATTAACAGTGAGCTCAGAAGTGTGAACAGATTGCAGCTGCTGCCAGAGTCATTTATTTGCAAAACAGAACCAG ggGAAAATGTGGCCAAGGTCTACAAAGATCTTCAGAAGCTCTCTCGTCTCTTCAAAGACCAGCTGGTGTATCCTCTTCTGGCTTTTACCCGACAAG cGCTGAACCTACCAGATGTATTCGGGTTGGTGGTCCTGCCGTTGGAGCTGAAACTGCGGATCTTCCGACTTTTGGATGTTCGTTCTGTTCTGTCTTTGTCTGCAGTTTGTCGTGATCTCTTTATTGCTTCAAATGACCAACTGCTGTGGAGGTGTTTATATCTGCGGGATTTTCGAG atGGTACTGCGAGAGTTCGAGACACAGATTGGAAAGaa CTGTACAGGAAGAGGtacaaacaaagaaaagaagctcagagagggcGGCATGTGATGTTCATTCCATCgtcgccccaccccctcccattcTACCCCAACCCCTTGCACCCCAGGCCTTTTCCTCCCAGCTCGCTCCTTCCTCCGGGAATTATTGGTGGTGAATATGATGAAAGACTAACCCTTCCTTATGTCGGGGACCCGATCAACTCACTCATCCCTGGGCCTGGGGAGACACCCGGCCAGTTCCCTCCACTCAGACCACGTTTTGATCCAGTTGGCCCGCTGCCAGGACCTAATCCCATCTTGCCAGGGCGAGGTGGCCCCGGTGACAGATTTCCCTTAAGACCCAGTAGGGGCTGGCCCACTGACAGCCGGCTGCCATTCATGTGA
- the FBXO7 gene encoding F-box only protein 7 isoform X3: MKLRVRLQKRTWPVEMPDAEPTLGQLRAHLSQALLPSWGFSSDTRFAITLNNKDALTGDEETLASYGIVSGDLICLILEDAIPAPNLPSSTDSEHSSLQNNDQPSLAASSNQSIVQDEQPSDSFQGQAAQTDVRNDENMSGPSQTFETESVQDVVAMEEGTGVCPSEPMLCSESVEGQVPHSLEVLYHSADCSSPSDALIVSIHLLMLESGYIPQGPEAKAMSMPENWRSGGVYKLQYTHPLCEGGSAALTCVPLGNLIVINATLKINSELRSVNRLQLLPESFICKTEPGENVAKVYKDLQKLSRLFKDQLVYPLLAFTRQALNLPDVFGLVVLPLELKLRIFRLLDVRSVLSLSAVCRDLFIASNDQLLWRCLYLRDFRDGTARVRDTDWKELYRKSSFLGSVMKLLGLKQHFWTTVELWGLLFLAASGVEL, translated from the exons ATGAAGCTACGGGTCCGGCTGCAGAAGAGGACCTGGCCGGTGGAGATGCCAGACGCGGAGCCGACGCTGGGGCAGCTGCGCGCGCACCTCAGCCAGGCCCTGCTGCCGTCGTGGGGCTTCAG TTCTGATACCCGGTTTGCAATCACATTGAACAACAAGGATGCCCTCACTGGAGATGAAGAGACCTTGGCTTCATATGGGATTGTTTCTGGGGACTTGATATGTTTGATTCTTGAAGATGCCATTCCAGCACCTAACTTACCTTCATCCACAGATTCAGAGCATTCCTCACTCCAGAATAATGACCAACCCTCTTTGGCCGCCAGCTCCAATCAGTCCATCGTACAGGATGAACAACCAAGTGATTCATTCCAAGGACAGGCAGCCCAAACTGATGTCAGGAATGATGAAAATATG TCGGGGCCTAGCCAGACTTTTGAAACTGAGTCAGTTCAAGATGTTGTGGCTATGGAAGAGGGCACAGGTGTCTGTCCCTCAGAACCGATGCTCTGCAGTGAGTCGGTGGAGGGGCAAGTGCCACATTCATTAGAGGTCCTGTATCACTCAGCCGACTGTTCCAGTCCCAGTGATGCCCTGATAGTGTCAATACATCTGCTCATGCTGGAGTCAGGTTACATACCTCAG GGGCCTGAGGCCAAAGCCATGTCCATGCCAGAGAACTGGAGGTCGGGCGGTGTGTACAAGCTGCAGTATACACACCCTCTCTGCGAGGGCGGCTCTGCTGCTCTCACCTGTGTGCCTTTGGGAAACCTAATTGTCATAAATG CTACACTAAAGATTAACAGTGAGCTCAGAAGTGTGAACAGATTGCAGCTGCTGCCAGAGTCATTTATTTGCAAAACAGAACCAG ggGAAAATGTGGCCAAGGTCTACAAAGATCTTCAGAAGCTCTCTCGTCTCTTCAAAGACCAGCTGGTGTATCCTCTTCTGGCTTTTACCCGACAAG cGCTGAACCTACCAGATGTATTCGGGTTGGTGGTCCTGCCGTTGGAGCTGAAACTGCGGATCTTCCGACTTTTGGATGTTCGTTCTGTTCTGTCTTTGTCTGCAGTTTGTCGTGATCTCTTTATTGCTTCAAATGACCAACTGCTGTGGAGGTGTTTATATCTGCGGGATTTTCGAG atGGTACTGCGAGAGTTCGAGACACAGATTGGAAAGaa CTGTACAGGAAGAG CTCTTTCCTGGGCTCTGTGATGAAACTTCTGGGTCTGAAGCAGCATTTTTGGACAACTGTGGAGTTATGGGGACTCTTGTTTCTGGCTGCTTCTGGAGTGgagttatga
- the FBXO7 gene encoding F-box only protein 7 isoform X2: MARRPGGSVPLQDSEHSSLQNNDQPSLAASSNQSIVQDEQPSDSFQGQAAQTDVRNDENMSGPSQTFETESVQDVVAMEEGTGVCPSEPMLCSESVEGQVPHSLEVLYHSADCSSPSDALIVSIHLLMLESGYIPQGPEAKAMSMPENWRSGGVYKLQYTHPLCEGGSAALTCVPLGNLIVINATLKINSELRSVNRLQLLPESFICKTEPGENVAKVYKDLQKLSRLFKDQLVYPLLAFTRQALNLPDVFGLVVLPLELKLRIFRLLDVRSVLSLSAVCRDLFIASNDQLLWRCLYLRDFRDGTARVRDTDWKELYRKRYKQRKEAQRGRHVMFIPSSPHPLPFYPNPLHPRPFPPSSLLPPGIIGGEYDERLTLPYVGDPINSLIPGPGETPGQFPPLRPRFDPVGPLPGPNPILPGRGGPGDRFPLRPSRGWPTDSRLPFM; this comes from the exons ATGGCCCGGCGTCCCGGGGGCTCCGTTCCCCTGCAGG ATTCAGAGCATTCCTCACTCCAGAATAATGACCAACCCTCTTTGGCCGCCAGCTCCAATCAGTCCATCGTACAGGATGAACAACCAAGTGATTCATTCCAAGGACAGGCAGCCCAAACTGATGTCAGGAATGATGAAAATATG TCGGGGCCTAGCCAGACTTTTGAAACTGAGTCAGTTCAAGATGTTGTGGCTATGGAAGAGGGCACAGGTGTCTGTCCCTCAGAACCGATGCTCTGCAGTGAGTCGGTGGAGGGGCAAGTGCCACATTCATTAGAGGTCCTGTATCACTCAGCCGACTGTTCCAGTCCCAGTGATGCCCTGATAGTGTCAATACATCTGCTCATGCTGGAGTCAGGTTACATACCTCAG GGGCCTGAGGCCAAAGCCATGTCCATGCCAGAGAACTGGAGGTCGGGCGGTGTGTACAAGCTGCAGTATACACACCCTCTCTGCGAGGGCGGCTCTGCTGCTCTCACCTGTGTGCCTTTGGGAAACCTAATTGTCATAAATG CTACACTAAAGATTAACAGTGAGCTCAGAAGTGTGAACAGATTGCAGCTGCTGCCAGAGTCATTTATTTGCAAAACAGAACCAG ggGAAAATGTGGCCAAGGTCTACAAAGATCTTCAGAAGCTCTCTCGTCTCTTCAAAGACCAGCTGGTGTATCCTCTTCTGGCTTTTACCCGACAAG cGCTGAACCTACCAGATGTATTCGGGTTGGTGGTCCTGCCGTTGGAGCTGAAACTGCGGATCTTCCGACTTTTGGATGTTCGTTCTGTTCTGTCTTTGTCTGCAGTTTGTCGTGATCTCTTTATTGCTTCAAATGACCAACTGCTGTGGAGGTGTTTATATCTGCGGGATTTTCGAG atGGTACTGCGAGAGTTCGAGACACAGATTGGAAAGaa CTGTACAGGAAGAGGtacaaacaaagaaaagaagctcagagagggcGGCATGTGATGTTCATTCCATCgtcgccccaccccctcccattcTACCCCAACCCCTTGCACCCCAGGCCTTTTCCTCCCAGCTCGCTCCTTCCTCCGGGAATTATTGGTGGTGAATATGATGAAAGACTAACCCTTCCTTATGTCGGGGACCCGATCAACTCACTCATCCCTGGGCCTGGGGAGACACCCGGCCAGTTCCCTCCACTCAGACCACGTTTTGATCCAGTTGGCCCGCTGCCAGGACCTAATCCCATCTTGCCAGGGCGAGGTGGCCCCGGTGACAGATTTCCCTTAAGACCCAGTAGGGGCTGGCCCACTGACAGCCGGCTGCCATTCATGTGA